In Pseudomonas glycinae, the DNA window CGCGCCAGGGTGCTGGTAATGCCGCCGACCGAGACGGACGGATCAACCACCGAAACACTGGCATCGCGGTTCATCACCAGCAGGAAATAGCTGTTGAGGTCGAGCAGCGGCCGCGCTCCGATATTGGACTTGAGGAACGTGCCGACCCGCGACTTGCAGCTCTGGTCGCGGCCCTGGGCCTGGTCGGCGGCGACGGCTTGCGGATCGATCCACGCCCCCGGCGCCACACCGGACAACGGCTGGCCGGAGGCGCCGTCGGTGACGCGAAACTGCACGTCGGCGAACTCGCCCTCACGCAGCTGGCCGTCGCTGGCCAGCGGCTTCAGATCGAAGGCGATCGACACGCCGTCGCGGGTCAGCACCTGCCCGGCACCGGTTTGCGCCAGGGCAATCTCGCTCAGCGTGAGCAGCGCGCCGGCCATCGCCAGCAGGCAGACGCCGATGATGTTGATGATCCTGTTCATATCGCTCTCCCCTACAAATCCTGTCCCCACCTGTGGGAGCGGGTTCACCGGTTCCCACAGGTCGCGCATTGGCACCTACTGAGCAGGCGGCGCCGGCTCCGGCTCATTGGTCACCCGCAGCAATCCCCACAGCCCCGAGGTGTTGCCATAGGCGCCGTAATCGCGGAACAGGTAGTCCCCCGGTATCGCATTGCTGCCCCCGGCGCTCGGGATCATGAAGCTGAAGTGCGCCGCCGGCAGGACGCTCTCGTGAGCGCCGATGTACATCGACATCGGGTTGTAGCCGAAGCGCACCGAACCCACGCCCGGCGTGCCCATCGGGTAGCCACCGGTGTCGCTCTTCTCGGCCTGGAACGGGTTGAGCGACCAGACGTGTCCGTCGAGCTGGAACGTCGTGCCGCGACTGCCGCCGCTCGGCATCAGAATGTGGGTACGGAACGGCTGGCCCGGTTTGGCGTACAGCACCGGCGTCTGCGGATCGCCGCCCACCAGCGCATTGCTGTAGGCCATGTGCGCGTTGGTCATGTCGCCATAACCCGCGCCATCGGCATGACCGAACGGCGCATCCGGGGCGAGGCCGAAGCGATACCACAAAGGTTCGGTCTTGAAGTTGATGGCCATGCTCGAGTTGTCCTGCGGATCGGTCGGTACACCGAGGCCCTCGGCCGCAATGCCTTCGACCGGCCGGCCGTTGGCCCAACGGGTGTTCAGCGCCTTGTGCCAGACCATCGCGAAGTCGCGGTAAGTCGTCTGCCCCGGTGCGGTGACCGTGGCGTTGACCTTGCGCGCATCGTCGACCCAGGTCGCGCCGATCGGCAGGATGCTCATCGCCCCACCCAGGCCTTTTTGCGGTTGCTTGATCACATCCGCCGGGGTGATGTTCAGGCCTCCGAACTCCACGGCCGTGGCATTGATGTTGTCGACACTGCGGCCCAGTTGCGTGACCGGTTTGCCTTCACGCTCCAGGTGCCCGGCGTAGTACTGATAGGTCCGGGTCGGGTAGGCGCCGCTGCTGCCCAACCGTGGCGGCACGGTCTGGATCGGGTTGGCGCCGACGTTGGCACCGTCGGATTTGGTGATGTCATAGGCCAACAGTTGGGCGTGCAGCCCCACGTGGCTGGACGGCCGCATCAGGTTGTTGCTGAAGGTGGTCGAACCCAGGCCGCTGTTGCGATCACGTTTGACGATGCCCTGCATCACCGCGGTCTGGGTCAGGTCCGGCATCACGCTCGGCAGACGGTTTTCCAGGGTGATGTTGATGCAATCCCCGGCCGCTGCGCGCAGCACCAGCGGTTCGACCGGAATGCCGGGTTTGAGCTTGCCACTGACCGGATCGAGGTCGGATTTGCGCACGTACAGGATCGCTGTCGGATCATGCAGCGGCCCGCTCTGGCCACCGATGGTGATGGTCTCGCCGTCCTCCGGATCGGTCACCGTGACCTGCGGAATGCTCACCGTGCGCGAGTTCAGCACCAGGGTGCCGCCCGCCGGATTCAGCGGCCCGCCGACATGCTGACCGAGCCCGGCCGAATCGCCGATGCTCAGGCCCAGCGAATTGCCGAGGATGTCGTTGGCCAGCGCGGCGACCACTTCATAGTTGCGCTGCACCGTCGGCCGGGTGCCGATGCCGTTGGGGTTGGCGCTGATCCGTGGGCAGCTGCCTTCGAACGCCACGGTGTTGCGCATGCCGGCCGGACTCGGGTTGTTCGGGATGGCGAACAGGTCATTGCGTTTGGCCGTGTAGTTGCGCATCACGCCCCAGATCCCGCTCCAGTAGCCTTCGATCGAAGCGTCCATCGAGTACAGATAGTCACCGGTGGTCGCCGCAGAGCTGGACAGCATCGACACCGGTGCGATGAAGCCCATCTGTTCGGAGATGCCGATCATCTGCGAGGCACGCCAGCCGGAGTTGGAGCTGTTGCCGAAACCGGAACCGCTCTGCAGCCACTTCACGCCGTGCAGGGTGACGTTGTGCTCTTCCTCGTGGCCGCCGGCATGCACCCGCAGACGCACGTTGTCGCCGGTGTAGGTGCGCAGCATCGGGGTGAACGGGTCGCCCGGCTCGCTGCCGCCCTTGTTGATGTGCGGCGGGAACAGCGTGGTGCCGCCAGTCGGGCCGGTGGCGGCCGTCACCAGGTTCGGCGCCAAATTCATCGCCGGGATCGCGCGGTCGGTACGGCTTTGCATGGCGTACGCCAGATCGCCGCCGAGGCCGTCGGCCTGCATGCCGCGCTTGCCGTCCGGGCCGACCTTGTTCGGATCGTAGACCCGCAGGGCCAGCGGCTCGTTGCGATAGTTGACGACGAACATGCCCGGATCATCCACGGAGATCGCTTGCGGGCAAGGCCGGCTCGGGCAGCCCGGCACCTGACCGCCCTGCACTTCCAGCACGCCTTCGAGCAGGGTGCTGGCGTTGTTGCGCACCGGAGGGTTGATCGCGTAGCGGAAGCTGTCGGCGGTGGCCGGGAACGCTTGCGGATTGGGCACGCCGTTGGGGCCGGCGCCCACGTACACACCGGCTTCATAGGCGTGCTGGAAGTCGCTGTATTCGAGGAAGAACTCACGGAAGCTGTCGTTCTTGCCGTCGCCGTCGAGGTCGCCGGTGTTGATCACCGCCTGCCACGAGGTCGGCCCGCCGTCCTGGCGCGCGCCGCTGTACAGAGGCTCGCCGGTTTCGGCGTGGAACCAGGTGGAACCGGCCGGTTCAGCCAGCACCGTGGCATACAGGCCAATCTGCTGGTGAGTCGATGGGCCGAGGTGGTCGTGGGTGAAGATCGTGCCCAGCCCGCGATCCACGCCCTTGGCGTTGACCACCGGGTCGACGAACCAGCGTTGCATGGCCGTGCGCGCGCCCATCCAGTCACTGCGCCCGAACTGGCCGAAGAACGGATGCGCCTTGGCTTTCGGGCAGGCCTGGGTGCCGTCGCGCGGGTCGCTGCCCTCGCACTGGTTGAATTCACGGATCGCGTGAATGCGTTCCTGAACGGCGCCCGGAGAGAGCACGCCGTCCTCGTAGTTCCAGCCGTTGGAAGAACCGTCGGCAGCCGTCAGGTCCCACTTCGGCAGGTGAATGTGCTGGCCGATCACGTCGGTCGGCGTGCGCACCTGATAGTCGTCCATCTCGTAGGTGGCGGGCACCAGGTTGGTCTGCTGGTATTGCACGCAGTCGAAGGTGTTCATGCGCATCACCAGCGGCTCTGGCGGACGCTGCTTGGTGATCACTGGCCAGGCGTCTTCCCACAGCGCCAGAATCCGCGCTTGCGGGAAGTGATAGCCGACCTTGTTGTAGACCGCGTCGAACTGGATGTTGGCGGCCTTGTAGATCCGTGGCCGGTCGGCGGTGAAGGTCGAGGCGCCGACGAAGGACATGCCGTCCAGCCGGTCGCCGCTGGCGAATTCACCGCTGCCGGCGCTGCTGGTCAGGCGTTTTTGCCGGTCGTCCATGCACGGTTCGTAGTACGGCGCACCGGCCATCGGCAAGGCGCCG includes these proteins:
- the mnxG gene encoding manganese-oxidizing multicopper oxidase MnxG, which codes for MVGIHHAPPLLNWLLLLVSMLSVELASAAVRCERNLVANVVAFDQPLMFNRLGAQNANGMMYALRRDVVDDHDVSLAYGGSAVPGKVSLRADKRPRPLVLRVAAGDCLTINLQNLLDYQANPNKHFEGPEGEEGTVNPGGADAFKVDEQVADRHVGFQVNGLQAVNSIDDISSYTGRNANTLVPPGASRSYVLYAEREGAFAVSSRGATFGGEGAAGNTANGLFGQVVVVPKSGRTYRNTLTEEEMRLATTGRTPAGHPIVDYQARYPQREPWLREGKAGTPIISMVDGNEIISSESDAIVMGSNADGSFAPSTYPLESMGKRNPAIPNRLEPFRDFASQFQDETAATQAFPAYWADPVMAHVLEPTRDSFMINYGSGGMGAEVVANRLGVGPMHDCLSCAYEEFFLSSHTVGDVAMLVDVPANTGLENIAPGQTPSADQVGVKATMALYPSEPSNVNHSYIGDFVKFRNTHNGHEQHIFHLHGHQWLFNPNDDNSDYVDAQGIGPGAGYTYEIANGGSGNRNRVAGDAIYHCHFYPHFAQGMWSMWRVHDVFEEGTRLEVSQQGADGYHSEPYALRSGKPAAGARALPDGEIIAGTPIPAVVPLPGKAMAPMPGKVVVVPKIGETLVAGNDDDDEEEDDGEHHGGNGGSQAIGSLALVDRSEANRNADGSLKNPGYPFWIGGMESSVGQRPPTPPLDMLDAATAQSLKASGKALWANLDPNQSGGWDGGLQRHTLDGVAAGGEAHTVTTSLDFSKEVTRAKPIYLPEEGTEVEQAAMAFHAKKDHPSFALLPGNQIVAKAFRTNGALPMAGAPYYEPCMDDRQKRLTSSAGSGEFASGDRLDGMSFVGASTFTADRPRIYKAANIQFDAVYNKVGYHFPQARILALWEDAWPVITKQRPPEPLVMRMNTFDCVQYQQTNLVPATYEMDDYQVRTPTDVIGQHIHLPKWDLTAADGSSNGWNYEDGVLSPGAVQERIHAIREFNQCEGSDPRDGTQACPKAKAHPFFGQFGRSDWMGARTAMQRWFVDPVVNAKGVDRGLGTIFTHDHLGPSTHQQIGLYATVLAEPAGSTWFHAETGEPLYSGARQDGGPTSWQAVINTGDLDGDGKNDSFREFFLEYSDFQHAYEAGVYVGAGPNGVPNPQAFPATADSFRYAINPPVRNNASTLLEGVLEVQGGQVPGCPSRPCPQAISVDDPGMFVVNYRNEPLALRVYDPNKVGPDGKRGMQADGLGGDLAYAMQSRTDRAIPAMNLAPNLVTAATGPTGGTTLFPPHINKGGSEPGDPFTPMLRTYTGDNVRLRVHAGGHEEEHNVTLHGVKWLQSGSGFGNSSNSGWRASQMIGISEQMGFIAPVSMLSSSAATTGDYLYSMDASIEGYWSGIWGVMRNYTAKRNDLFAIPNNPSPAGMRNTVAFEGSCPRISANPNGIGTRPTVQRNYEVVAALANDILGNSLGLSIGDSAGLGQHVGGPLNPAGGTLVLNSRTVSIPQVTVTDPEDGETITIGGQSGPLHDPTAILYVRKSDLDPVSGKLKPGIPVEPLVLRAAAGDCINITLENRLPSVMPDLTQTAVMQGIVKRDRNSGLGSTTFSNNLMRPSSHVGLHAQLLAYDITKSDGANVGANPIQTVPPRLGSSGAYPTRTYQYYAGHLEREGKPVTQLGRSVDNINATAVEFGGLNITPADVIKQPQKGLGGAMSILPIGATWVDDARKVNATVTAPGQTTYRDFAMVWHKALNTRWANGRPVEGIAAEGLGVPTDPQDNSSMAINFKTEPLWYRFGLAPDAPFGHADGAGYGDMTNAHMAYSNALVGGDPQTPVLYAKPGQPFRTHILMPSGGSRGTTFQLDGHVWSLNPFQAEKSDTGGYPMGTPGVGSVRFGYNPMSMYIGAHESVLPAAHFSFMIPSAGGSNAIPGDYLFRDYGAYGNTSGLWGLLRVTNEPEPAPPAQ